In Parasegetibacter sp. NRK P23, the genomic stretch AATAATCTGCTCAATTATGGATACGCGTTACTACGGGCGATGGTGGCCAGGAGCCTTGTGGGGTCCGGCCTGCTTCCAACCCTGGGCATCCATCATCGGAACCAGTATAATGCGTATTGCCTGGCAGACGATATCATGGAGCCTTATCGTCCGTACGTGGACCTGGTGGTATGCGGGATCATCCGGCAGAATGGAAAATTTCTTGAAATGACGCCTTCTATGAAAAAAGAGTTGCTGAAAATCCCGCAGCTGGATGTTAAGATTAACGGGCAAAAAAGTCCGATGCTGATGGCCATTCAACGCACCACCGCTTCATTGGCGAAATGTTTTGAGGGCTTGAGCAAAAAAATCATCTATCCGGTGATGGAATAACCATGTATGAAAGGCTTAACGCATACAGGATCATGTGGGTATTAGTGTTCTTCGACCTGCCCACAGAAACGAAAAAGGACCGGAAAATCGCCACGAAATTTCGGAAAGACATTCTTGCGGATGGGTTCCAGATGTTTCAATTCAGTATATATCTGCGGCATTGCAGCAGCCGCGAGAATGCCGATGTGCATATTAAACGGGTGAAAAAGATTCTTCCTGAAAAAGGTCATGTGGGCATTATGTGCATTACGGACAAGCAGTTCGGGATGATGGAGATTTTCCGGGGTCATGAGGCGGTTGACGGGCCGGAAACGGTGCAGCAGCTGGAGTTATTTTAAAGAATCAGGATTGAAAAAACGGGGTAAAAACTCATTTTTTCAATCCTGATTTGGGGTTTAAGTTCTTGATGACTAGCTGGTTAGAGCGTTTGTGTTGTCGAAGAACTAATGTACATAATAATTTGAAAGCAAATCACAACAGTGGGCTATGGCTGCACTTACTGGTATAGGTTGTCGAAGAACTAATGTACATAATAATTTGAAAGCAAATCACAACCCGTCAGAAAAGTACTTATCATAGCCCCGAAGTTGTCGAAGAACTAATGTACATAATAATTTGAAAGCAAATCACAACACAACAATAAGAACGAAGTCACTTGTAACCGTTGTCGAAGAACTAATGTACATAATAATTTGAAAGCAAATCACAACGCCTTCCTAATGAAGCCTATCAGCTTCGATGTTGTCGAAGAACTAATGTACATAATAATTTGAAAGCAAATCACAACTAAAGAGCAGTTCAGGTACTTGCGACCTGTGTTGTCGAAGAACTAATGTACATAATAATTTGAAAGCAAATCACAACAGTACCATCAAGGATATGGAGCCGTTCAGCGTTGTCGAAGAACTAATGTACATAATAATTTGAAAGCAAATCACAACCGTAGCCGATGCTGGCCCCGTCGCCGATGCGTTGTCGAAGAACTAATGTACATAATAATTTGAAAGCAAATCACAACAATCAGTTATTTCAATTTCACTCTCCGGCGTTGTCGAAGAACTAATGTACATAATAATTTGAAAGCAAATCACAACTGTCGCCGGTGTTACTGTTGCCGGTGTTCCGTTGTCGAAGAACTAATGTACATAATAATTTGAAAGCAAATCACAACGTTCTTTCTATACCTGGCGAATTCACGGAAGTTGTCGAAGAACTAATGTACATAATAATTTGAAAGCAAATCACAACAGGTCGCTAATAAAGACGGTTTCCTAACAAGTTGTCGAAGAACTAATGTACATAATAATTTGAAAGCAAATCACAACGCTTCACCGCTTCTTACTCCACCAACCCTTGTTGTCGAAGAACTAATGTACATAATAATTTGAAAGCAAATCACAACGCTTCGCGATTTGAAGCGTTGCTTCGTTTTGTTGTCGAAGAACTAATGTACATAATAATTTGAAAGCAAATCACAACCACTCAGCTGAAGATAATAGGCGGCATTGGTTGTCGAAGAACTAATGTACATAATAATTTGAAAGCAAATCACAACGAACGCGTGGAACCAAAGCCGTTTCCACGAGTTGTCGAAGAACTAATGTACATAATAATTTGAAAGCAAATCACAACAAGGCGACCGGAAGCGTCAACGCTGAGCGCGTTGTCGAAGAACTAATGTACATAATAATTTGAAAGCAAATCACAACGAGTTCTTTGATTACATTTTCTAGTTTAGCGTTGTCGAAGAACTAATGTACATAATAATTTGAAAGCAAATCACAACCGCACGAAGTTTGAGTATACGTTCTGCTGCGTTGTCGAAGAACTAATGTACATAATAATTTGAAAGCAAATCACAACTGAAAGGCGGTTTCTGCGTTAGCGGCCGAAGGTTGTCGAAGAACTAATGTACATAATAATTTGAAAGCAAATCACAACCCGCTGCCTAAGCGGTCTCCGCCGAGTGTTGTTGTCGAAGAACTAATGTACATAATAATTTGAAAGCAAATCACAACGCACTGAGCAGCGTTTGGCGCTGCAAGATTGTTGTCGAAGAACTAATGTACATAATAATTTGAAAGCAAATCACAACTTAATGGCGAAACGGTAGGAACTGTTTCCTGTTGTCGAAGAACTAATGTACATAATAATTTGAAAGCAAATCACAACAATGTTGAAACTTCCGTCCGCAATAATGTGTTGTCGAAGAACTAATGTACATAATAATTTGAAAGCAAATCACAACCCTACTCTATCACGGAACGCGACGAAAAAAGTTGTCGAAGAACTAATGTACATAATAATTTGAAAGCAAATCACAACAGCAGTTTAACTTTCATGCTTTCGTGTTTTGTTGTCGAAGAACTAATGTACATAATAATTTGAAAGCAAATCACAACACCTTACCCACGATGTAAAAATGTCGTGTAGTTGTCGAAGAACTAATGTACATAATAATTTGAAAGCAAATCACAACCGAAAAGTTGGTTCGATGATGGCATGATTCGTTGTCGAAGAACTAATGTACATAATAATTTGAAAGCAAATCACAACACTTAAGGACGGTGCTACTTATGTATGTGAGTTGTCGAAGAACTAATGTACATAATAATTTGAAAGCAAATCACAACTTCTCCCTCTTCCTGCTTATCAGCAGGGTTGTTGTCGAAGAACTAATGTACATAATAATTTGAAAGCAAATCACAACCGAGATTATGGAGCGATACGCAAGAGGTCTGTTGTCGAAGAACTAATGTACATAATAATTTGAAAGCAAATCACAACTGCGAACTAGTTCAGCGGTTTCCGCCACCTGTTGTCGAAGAACTAATGTACATAATAATTTGAAAGCAAATCACAACGCCTTCATAGCCTTCGTTTGCTAATGCGCTGTTGTCGAAGAACTAATGTACATAATAATTTGAAAGCAAATCACAACGCTGTGATATTTACGCCGATTTGCACCCAGGTTGTCGAAGAAACTAATGTACATAATAATTTGAAAGCAAATCACAACTATCATAGAGAAGAAAACGGAATTGCCGAAGTTGTCGAAGAACTAATGTACATAATAATTTGAAAGCAAATCACAACTGTACCTGAAAATAGCGTTATCGGGAATAGGTTGTCGAAGAACTAATGTACATAATAATTTGAAAGCAAATCACAACCTGCGTCATGCACTTGTTTACCGGATCGAAGTTGTCGAAGAACTAATGTACATAATAATTTGAAAGCAAATCACAACGCAATGATCAGGGCAGGTACTCCCCCCACAATTCCGTATCTTACAACCTCCAACAAACGAACACCATATGCAAACCAACAATTTACTCCATAAAAAATTCAACATTGATCTTCCCATCTGGTCCGTTGTTGCACCTCTTATATCCGTACTTATCTTTCTTACCAGCACGGAACCGCTTTCCGGCCTCTGGGCCGCAGTAATGGCCATATCACTCATCAGCGTGGTGTTATCGGCGGTACACCACGCCGAAGTGGTGGCGCATCGTGTGGGTGAACCCTTCGGCACATTGATCCTGGCTTTATCCATCACCATCATAGAAGTATCGCTTATCGTTTCCATCATGTTAACAGAGGGCATACAAGGTTCTACCCTGGCACGAGACACCGTGTTCGCAGCCATCATGATCATTCTTACCGGCATTATAGGGATATGCCTGCTGGTGGGCGGATTCCGGT encodes the following:
- the cas2 gene encoding CRISPR-associated endonuclease Cas2, producing the protein MWVLVFFDLPTETKKDRKIATKFRKDILADGFQMFQFSIYLRHCSSRENADVHIKRVKKILPEKGHVGIMCITDKQFGMMEIFRGHEAVDGPETVQQLELF